One genomic segment of Brassica napus cultivar Da-Ae chromosome A3, Da-Ae, whole genome shotgun sequence includes these proteins:
- the LOC111214747 gene encoding uncharacterized protein LOC111214747 yields MGMSKKLIKVVIIYMALIMVVFTLATIKTNAEEVIISYEALFQNHALGCNPKYPVTCVKQKAN; encoded by the coding sequence ATGGGTATGTCTAAGAAATTAATTAAGgtagttattatatatatggcTCTTATAATGGTGGTTTTCACTCTTGCAACAATCAAGACCAATGCAGAAGAGGTGATAATAAGCTACGAAGCTTTATTTCAAAATCATGCACTTGGATGTAATCCAAAGTATCCTGTAACTTGTGTGAAACAAAAGGCCAATTAA
- the LOC106437774 gene encoding receptor like protein 26-like, whose protein sequence is MPRSCLRLRFLSLLLFTSSFLTMIHALTCRPDQIQALMKFKNEFESPGCDRSDYLNGVQCDNATGAVTKLQLPSGCFTGILKHNSSLFELRHLRYLNLSHSNFTSSSLPSEFSNLNRLEVLSLASSSFTGQVPSSFSKLISLTHLNLSHNGLTGSFPLVRTLTNLSVLDLSDNQFSGAIPSDLLLTLPFLSHLSLRKNHLNGYIEVPNSSSPSSRLVYLSLGENQFEGNILKPISNLINLEYLELSSLNISYPIDLNIFSSLKALLILHISKNRLLPLTSDSDIPLSLESLALSGCGIIEFPNMLKTLKNLHHIDISNNRIKGKVPEWLWKFPRLSIVNLVNNSFTGLEGSSEVLLNSSVQLLDIAYNSITGDFPTPPLNIIYLSAWNNSFTGNIPLQVCERSSLRVLDLSYNNFTGPIPQCLSNLKIVNLRKNNLEGSIPDEFYTGSLTQTLDVGFNRLTGKLPRSLLNCSFLKFLSVDNNSIEDKFPFWLKALPNLKVFTLRSNRFFGQLSPPNQGPLAFPELRILELSDNSFTGSLPSSFFVNWKASSLKRNEDGRIYMGDYKNAYYSYVDTLDLQYKGLFMEQGNVLTSYSTIDFSGNKLEGQIPESIGLLKALIALNLSNNAFTGHIPLSLANVSELESLDLSRNQLSGSIPRELGSLSFLAYVSVAHNQLKGEIPQGPQISGQAESSFEGNDGLCGLPLQGSCFEPPTKQPKEEEEEEGVLNWKAVVIAYGPGLLFGLLIGHVIASYKPKWYVEIVGPDKHKKVDSVSLCMSLDSRCDSFSNKNSVESNM, encoded by the coding sequence ATGCCACGATCGTGTTTGCGTTTACGTTTTCTCTCTTTACTCTTGTTCACTTCAAGCTTCTTGACGATGATCCATGCTCTTACTTGTCGTCCCGACCAGATCCAAGCTCTAATGAAATTCAAGAACGAGTTTGAATCCCCCGGTTGCGACCGCAGTGACTATCTAAACGGAGTGCAGTGCGATAACGCCACTGGTGCGGTCACGAAGCTACAGCTACCAAGTGGTTGCTTCACTGGGATTCTTAAACACAACAGTAGCCTCTTTGAGTTGCGTCACCTTCGTTACCTTAATCTCTCTCACAGTAACTTCACATCCTCTTCACTCCCTTCTGAGTTCAGCAATCTCAACAGATTAGAGGTTCTATCTCTTGCCTCTAGTAGCTTCACTGGTCAAGTCCCTTCCTCATTTAGTAAGTTAATATCTCTTACCCATCTAAACCTTTCACACAACGGGCTCACTGGTAGCTTCCCACTTGTGAGAACTCTCACCAACCTCTCGGTTTTAGACCTTTCTGATAATCAATTCTCAGGAGCCATACCTTCTGATTTACTTCTCACTTTGCCCTTCTTGTCTCATCTTAGTTTGAGAAAGAATCATCTCAATGGTTATATAGAAGTTCCcaactcttcttctccttcatctaGGCTAGTGTACTTGTCCCTTGGGGAAAACCAATTTGAAGGAAATATCCTAAAGCCTATCTCCAATCTCATCAACCTAGAGTACCTCGAGCTTTCTTCCCTAAACATCAGCTATCCAATTGACTTAAACATCTTCTCCTCTCTCAAAGCTTTGTTGATCCTtcatatttctaaaaataggtTGTTACCTTTAACTTCAGATTCCGACATCCCATTGAGTTTAGAGAGTTTGGCTTTGTCAGGATGTGGCATTATTGAGTTCCCAAACATGTTAAAAACCCTCAAAAACTTGCATCATATAGACATCTCCAacaatagaatcaaagggaaaGTGCCTGAGTGGCTCTGGAAGTTTCCTCGTCTCAGCATAGTGAATCTTGTTAACAACTCTTTCACCGGGTTAGAAGGTTCTtcagaagttttactaaactcATCAGTGCAGTTACTAGATATTGCATATAACTCCATTACAGGAGACTTTCCTACTCCACCACTTAATATCATCTACCTCTCAGCATGGAACAATAGTTTCACAGGGAACATACCACTTCAAGTTTGCGAAAGAAGCTCTCTCAGAGTTCTTGATCTATCCTACAACAACTTCACCGGTCCAATACCTCAATGTTTGAGTAACTTAAAGATAGTGAATCTAAGGAAAAACAACTTGGAAGGAAGCATACCTGATGAGTTCTATACCGGCTCTTTGACACAAACACTTGACGTTGGCTTCAATAGATTAACAGGGAAGCTTCCAAGATCGCTTTTGAACTGCTCCTTTCTGAAGTTTCTGAGTGTTGACAACAATAGTATCGAAGACAAGTTTCCTTTCTGGCTTAAAGCTTTACCAAATTTGAAAGTCTTCACTCTCCGCTCAAACAGATTCTTTGGCCAGCTCTCTCCTCCCAATCAAGGTCCTCTTGCATTTCCCGAGCTGCGTATACTTGAACTATCTGATAACAGCTTCACCGGAAGCTTACCATCAAGTTTCTTTGTTAACTGGAAAGCATCATCACTCAAGAGGAATGAAGATGGGAGAATCTATATGGGAGACTACAAGAATGCTTATTATAGCTATGTGGATACTTTGGATTTGCAATACAAAGGTCTATTCATGGAGCAGGGGAATGTTCTTACTTCTTACAGCACCATTGATTTCTCCGGAAACAAACTTGAAGGACAGATTCCTGAATCCATTGGTCTTTTGAAGGCGTTGATTGCGCTCAACTTATCGAACAACGCCTTCACGGGTCATATTCCTCTGTCTTTGGCAAATGTTTCGGAGCTCGAGTCACTGGACCTTTCAAGAAATCAGTTATCAGGGAGTATTCCTAGAGAACTCGGGAGCCTATCGTTCTTGGCGTACGTAAGTGTGGCTCATAACCAGCTTAAAGGTGAAATACCACAAGGACCACAGATCAGTGGGCAAGCTGAATCATCATTTGAAGGGAATGATGGTTTGTGTGGTCTTCCTCTACAAGGAAGTTGCTTTGAGCCACCAACAAAACAGCctaaggaggaagaagaagaggaaggagtgTTGAACTGGAAAGCAGTGGTTATAGCGTATGGTCctggattgttgtttggattgttaaTAGGTCATGTTATTGCCTCATACAAGCCAAAGTGGTATGTTGAGATCGTTGGTCCGGATAAGCACAAGAAAGTAGATTCAGTTAGCTTGTGTATGTCTCTGGATTCAAGATGTGACAGTTTTAGCAATAAGAATAGTGTAGAAagtaatatgtaa
- the LOC106443464 gene encoding SUMO-conjugating enzyme UBC9 translates to MEIFKTCSFRRSASPAAAYNQPKSKKSSASRCGEKRLLKESKMKDQILMKLVNSRLASPENVFRWEANIIGPANCPFENGDFAVSIHIPTSYPFKPPKVTFITKIFHPNVNKKGEISIDILGSQWSPSLRIDLVLLSICSVLSNPVEPFVPGNPAVMLYQQDRNAYEKIARMWTLEFANA, encoded by the exons atggAAATATTCAAAACCTGTAGTTTCCGGCGAAGTGCATCTCCGGCCGCCGCATATAATCAACCTAAGTCTAAAAAATCATCGGCCTCTCGGTGTGGGGAGAAGAGGCTCTTGAAAGAATCTAAAATGAAAGATCAAATCCTCATGAAGCTTGTCAACTCAAGATTAGCTTCGCCTGAAAATGTTTTCAGGTGGGAAGCAAACATCATCGGACCGGCGAATTGTCCGTTTGAAAACGGTGACTTCGCCGTCTCTATTCACATCCCGACCAGCTATCCATTCAAGCCACCCAAAGTCACGTTCATAACCAAG ATATTTCATCCTAATGTCAATAAAAAGGGAGAAATTAGTATCGATATATTGGGATCGCAATGGTCACCAAGTTTGAGGATCGATTTGGTACTCTTATCGATATGCTCGGTCCTATCAAACCCGGTCGAACCATTTGTTCCCGGCAATCCTGCCGTGATGTTGTACCAGCAAGACCGGAACGCTTACGAGAAGATCGCTAGAATGTGGACTTTGGAATTTGCAAATGCTTGA
- the LOC106437770 gene encoding small ubiquitin-related modifier 5 has translation MVDSVSISSDSFETNKSPPLDQKKNEQKSPPPESSSQKKIMIKVKSQQDGGEDLYKIGENAPLKKLMTAYCVKKNLDRSTVRFIFKKKGLKPRHTPSQLKMEDNDIIDIVTEQGGGGPYTA, from the exons ATGGTGGATTCTGTTTCCATAAGCTCTGATTCTTTTGAAACAAATAAATCTCCACCtctcgaccaaaaaaaaaatgaacagaaATCTCCACCTCCTGAATCATCAAGCCAAAAGAAGATTATGATCAAGGTCAAGAGCCAACAG GACGGAGGAGAGGATCTGTACAAGATTGGTGAGAATGCACCTCTAAAGAAACTAATGACTGCTTACTGCGTGAAGAAGAATTTAGATCGAAGTACTGTCAGATTCATCTTTAAGAAAAAGGGTCTCAAACCACGACATACTCCTTCTCAG CTAAAGATGGAAGATAACGATATCATTGATATAGTCACGGAACAAGGCGGTGGCGGTCCTTACACCGCTTGA
- the LOC111214746 gene encoding uncharacterized protein LOC111214746, which produces MGMSKKLIKAVIMALIMVFFTLATIKTNAEEVIISYEALFQNHALGCNPKYPVTCVKQKAN; this is translated from the coding sequence atGGGTATGTCTAAGAAATTGATTAAGGCAGTCATTATGGCTCTTATAATGGTGTTTTTCACTCTTGCAACAATCAAGACCAATGCAGAAGAGGTGATAATAAGCTACGAAGCTTTATTTCAAAATCATGCACTTGGATGTAATCCAAAGTATCCTGTAACTTGTGTGAAACAAAAGGCCAATTAA
- the LOC106437772 gene encoding receptor like protein kinase S.2-like: protein MAPMSVDRLCFVLPAESGELKPSVESPAMVEETKEEEKKSRDCGRQVVSLVGDLFRRLHSSKLVKSLNLCISERDKDSNFLEINDKPFTDMEGVQLSGKIGAENPRIFGYSELYIGSNGFSDELILGSGGFGRVYKAVLPSDGTTVAVKCLAEKKGEQFEKTFAAELVAVAQLRHRNLVKLRGWCLNDGELLLVYDYMPNRSLDRVLFRSPEMNSKFKPLDWDRRGKIVKGLAAALFYLHEQLETQIIHRDVKTSNVMLDSEFNARLGDFGLARWLEHAVEEPEFDTSYDSVSSFRNHQFRVADSTRIGGTIGYLPPESFRKKTVATAKTDVFSFGVVLLEVVSGRRAVDLSFSEDKIVLLDWVRRLSDDRKLLAAGDSRLPKGSYVVSDMKRMIHLALLCSLNNPHLRPSMKWVIGALSGEFSGNLPALPSFKSHPLYIPLSSLKSSSTSGTTTTTATTTIPTTSTTSLNASSEATPSSNYVTALEDSIYQTAETGENRYFTNNSRRVMSSKSFVLDTPREISYNDIVLATDNFSDARRVAEVDFGTAYYGLLNRDQQIVVKRLGMTKCPALVTRFSTELLNLGRLRHRHLVMLRGWCTEHGEMLVVYDYSANRKLSHLLFHSQGTTVLRWKTRYNVIKSLACAVRYLHEEWDEQVVHRNITSSTIFLDRDMNPRLCGFALAEFLSRNDQAHQAAKKKGSAQGIFGYMAPEYMESGEATTAADVYSFGMVILEMVTGQPAVDYTRKKEDALLVLRIRDLVGNKKKPLEEIADVHLDDEYERGEMARVLRLGLVCTRTDPKLRPSISQVVCTLDGSERFFKEEGGKEGDVSRKQMYDSSILMVRQMQALGIH, encoded by the coding sequence ATGGCGCCAATGTCAGTGGACCGTCTCTGTTTCGTATTACCGGCGGAATCCGGCGAGTTAAAGCCCTCCGTAGAGTCTCCGGCCATGGTTGAGGAGACCaaggaagaggagaagaagagtcGTGACTGTGGACGTCAAGTCGTGAGTTTGGTCGGAGATTTATTCCGGCGGTTACACAGCTCCAAGTTGGtgaaaagcttgaatctttgtATCAGCGAGAGAGATAAAGATTCCAACTTTCTGGAGATCAACGATAAACCCTTCACTGACATGGAAGGTGTTCAGCTCTCCGGCAAGATCGGCGCCGAGAACCCGAGAATCTTCGGATACTCCGAGCTCTACATCGGCTCTAATGGTTTCAGCGACGAGTTGATCCTCGGAAGCGGCGGGTTCGGCCGTGTTTACAAGGCGGTGCTACCTAGCGACGGAACCACCGTGGCTGTCAAATGCTTGGCGGAGAAAAAAGGAGAGCAGTTCGAGAAAACGTTCGCGGCGGAGCTTGTCGCCGTAGCTCAGCTCCGGCACCGGAATCTCGTGAAATTAAGAGGGTGGTGTTTAAACGACGGCGAATTGCTTTTGGTTTACGACTACATGCCTAACCGGAGCTTAGACCGGGTGCTTTTCCGTAGCCCGGAGATGAACTCTAAATTTAAACCGTTGGATTGGGACCGGAGGGGTAAAATCGTAAAAGGACTCGCCGCGGCTTTGTTCTACCTCCACGAGCAGTTAGAGACGCAGATCATTCACCGAGACGTGAAGACGAGCAACGTGATGCTGGACTCCGAGTTCAACGCTCGGCTCGGCGATTTCGGCTTGGCTCGGTGGCTAGAACACGCTGTTGAAGAGCCCGAGTTCGATACGAGTTACGACTCGGTTTCCTCCTTTAGAAACCACCAGTTCCGAGTCGCTGACTCGACGCGAATCGGCGGGACAATCGGGTACTTACCGCCGGAGAGCTTCAGGAAGAAAACCGTCGCCACCGCTAAAACAGACGTGTTCAGCTTCGGCGTCGTGTTGCTAGAAGTCGTCTCCGGGAGACGCGCCGTCGACCTCTCGTTCTCGGAGGATAAGATCGTTTTGCTCGACTGGGTTCGGAGGCTATCCGATGATCGGAAGCTACTCGCCGCCGGCGATTCTCGGCTTCCGAAAGGCTCTTACGTCGTCTCCGACATGAAGAGGATGATCCATCTCGCTCTTCTCTGCTCCTTGAACAACCCGCATCTTCGTCCCAGCATGAAATGGGTGATCGGAGCACTTTCCGGCGAATTCTCCGGCAACTTACCGGCGTTACCTTCCTTCAAAAGCCACCCTCTTTACAttcctttatcttctttaaAATCATCCTCAACGTCGGGGACAACGACGACCACCGCGACGACAACGATTCCTACAACTTCAACGACAAGTTTAAACGCGTCTTCGGAGGCAACACCGTCGTCAAATTACGTTACTGCCCTCGAGGATTCTATTTACCAGACGGCAGAGACGGGAGAGAATCGGTATTTTACTAACAACAGCCGTCGGGTGATGTCATCAAAGTCTTTCGTGTTGGACACGCCAAGGGAGATCTCATACAACGACATTGTTTTAGCTACTGACAACTTCTCAGACGCGCGTCGTGTAGCTGAGGTTGATTTCGGTACGGCTTATTACGGTTTACTAAACCGGGATCAGCAAATTGTGGTGAAACGTCTCGGTATGACGAAATGTCCCGCGCTAGTTACACGGTTCTCCACCGAGCTGCTCAACCTAGGCCGGCTACGTCACCGTCACCTTGTCATGCTCCGCGGGTGGTGCACGGAACACGGCGAAATGCTTGTTGTGTATGATTATTCGGCGAACCGGAAGCTAAGCCATCTTCTTTTCCATAGCCAGGGGACCACGGTTTTGCGATGGAAAACCCGGTACAACGTGATTAAATCGCTTGCGTGCGCCGTACGTTACCTCCACGAGGAATGGGATGAGCAAGTTGTTCACCGGAACATAACTTCTTCTACAATCTTTCTCGACCGAGACATGAATCCGCGGCTATGCGGATTCGCGCTGGCCGAGTTTTTATCTAGGAATGATCAGGCACATCAAGCTGCCAAGAAGAAGGGCTCAGCGCAAGGGATTTTTGGTTATATGGCACCAGAATACATGGAGTCCGGAGAAGCAACGACAGCAGCTGATGTGTACAGCTTCGGCATGGTGATACTCGAGATGGTTACGGGCCAGCCCGCGGTGGACTATACGAGGAAGAAGGAAGACGCTCTTTTGGTGTTGAGAATCCGTGACTTAGTTGGTAACAAGAAAAAACCATTGGAGGAGATCGCAGATGTGCATCTAGATGATGAGTACGAGAGGGGAGAGATGGCGAGGGTATTGAGGTTAGGATTGGTTTGCACAAGAACCGACCCAAAGCTAAGACCTAGCATTAGCCAAGTGGTGTGTACATTGGATGGAAGTGAGAGGTTTTTTAAAGAGGAAGGAGGAAAGGAAGGTGACGTGAGCCGCAAGCAGATGTATGATTCGTCTATATTGATGGTTAGACAAATGCAGGCGCTAGGGATTCATTAA
- the LOC106441784 gene encoding transcription elongation factor TFIIS-like has translation MMKTMKKIATATQKAGAEARPVQAKKQSAPPMRLSQNPKAVIKKQVKKPCKPVSTKPLEVTKKKQPIPEVCGNPKAFPAVKKNDKDTLELFEKAKKSADVANTKGLLAAKAETSICVDTLSLLITMPISATAPETRRITERLGHLTRHKDRKICNSASALLQHWSQSIRDQQH, from the coding sequence ATGATGAAAACGATGAAGAAAATTGCGACTGCAACACAGAAGGCTGGGGCTGAAGCGAGGCCTGTCCAGGCGAAGAAGCAATCGGCTCCACCAATGAGACTTTCTCAAAACCCTAAAGCCGTGATTAAGAAACAAGTGAAGAAGCCTTGCAAGCCTGTTTCAACAAAGCCTCTAGAggtgacgaagaagaagcagccgATTCCGGAAGTTTGTGGAAACCCTAAAGCTTTTCCAGCGGTGAAGAAGAACGATAAGGATACGTTGGAGCTGTTCGAAAAAGCCAAGAAATCAGCTGACGTGGCCAACACGAAGGGACTTCTTGCCGCCAAAGCAGAGACATCTATCTGTGTGGATACTCTCTCTTTGCTCATCACTATGCCAATCAGCGCAACAGCTCCTGAAACGAGGAGGATCACGGAGAGGCTTGGTCATCTCACAAGGCACAAAGATCGTAAAATCTGCAATTCTGCATCGGCTCTTTTACAACATTGGAGTCAGAGCATCAGAGATCAACAACACTAA
- the LOC106437771 gene encoding purple acid phosphatase 13 yields MKKMVVNYTMTSMSFLVILVCAVIIITVDAFPSTVDGPFTPVTAPLDPNLNPVAFDLPESDPSFVQPNSKFLPEQISVSLSYNSDSVWISWVTTGCCEEDSVPLDPNSVQSVVQYREFNARTRNKHATGHSIVYNQQYNALKKNYTSGIIHHVQLTGLKPNTLYQYRCGDPSLSAMSRDYYFRTMPKSTSESYPHRIIVAGDLGLTYNTSTVLTHILSNHPDLVVLIGGFSYADTYLANKTKLNCSSCKCDHNGTSSGCDSCYNGRESYQPRWDYWGRFMEPLTANVPTMMVAGEHEIEPQTDDNLTFVAYSSRFAFPSNESGSFTPLYYSFNAGGAHFIVLNAYTPYDYSSDQYIWLENDLRNINRSETPWVVATWSLPWYSTFKGHYREGESMRINLEDLLYSYQVDIVFNSQVDAYERSNRVYNYTLDQCGPVYITIGAGGAGKLETEHVDDPGNCPDHSQRNSAGSCSFNFTLGPVNDEPCRLNQPDYSAYRESSFGVGMLEVKNETHALWSWNRNQNLYNLVGEVIYIVRQPDICSVFN; encoded by the exons atgaaaaaaatggtGGTAAATTATACAATGACGTCCATGTcctttttggtcattttggttTGTGCTGTTATCATTATCACCGTTGATGCTTTTCCTTCAACGGTCGACGGTCCGTTTACGCCAGTGACTGCTCCACTCGACCCGAATCTTAACCCGGTGGCATTCGACTTGCCTGAATCCGACCCAAGTTTCGTACAACCGAACTCGAAGTTTCTACCTGAACAGATCTCTGTCTCTTTATCGTACAACTCTGACTCTGTGTGGATTTCTTGGGTCACAACAG GTTGCTGCGAAGAAGATTCTGTGCCTCTGGATCCTAATTCAGTGCAAAGCGTAGTCCAGTACCGTGAGTTCAACGCCCGTACTAGAAACAAACATGCCACGGGCCATTCTATTGTGTATAACCAGCAGTATAATGCTCTCAAGAAGAACTATACTTCAGGGATCATCCACCATGTTCAGCTCACTGGTCTTAAACCAAACACATTGTATCAATACCGATGCGGAGATCCATCTTTATCAGCAATGAGCAGAGATTATTACTTCAGGACAATGCCTAAGTCTACATCAGAGAGTTACCCGCATAGAATCATTGTGGCTGGAGATTTGGGTCTTACTTATAATACATCAACGGTTTTGACTCATATTCTCTCTAACCATCCTGATCTTGTGGTTTTGATTGGAGGTTTCAGCTATGCAGACACTTATCTCGCCAATAAGACCAAACTAAATTGCAGTTCTTGTAAGTGTGACCATAATGGAACCAGTTCTGGTTGTGATTCTTGTTATAATGGTAGAGAAAGTTATCAGCCTCGCTGGGACTATTGGGGAAG GTTCATGGAACCACTCACGGCTAATGTTCCAACCATGATGGTAGCAGGAGAGCACGAGATTGAGCCGCAGACCGATGATAATCTGACATTTGTTGCGTACAGTTCAAGATTCGCATTCCCTTCAAACGAAAGCGGTTCTTTTACTCCATTGTACTATTCCTTCAATGCAGGAGGAGCTCATTTCATTGTACTCAATGCATACACACCATATGATTACTCAT CTGATCAGTATATTTGGCTTGAAAATGACTTGAGAAACATAAACAGATCAGAAACTCCATGGGTGGTTGCAACTTGGAGTCTTCCTTGGTACAGCACATTCAAAGGGCATTATAGAGAAGGTGAATCCATGAGGATAAACCTTGAAGACTTGCTCTATAGCTACCAAGTCGATATTGTCTTCAATAGTCAG GTTGATGCTTATGAGAGATCAAACAGAGTCTACAACTACACGTTAGACCAGTGTGGCCCGGTTTATATAACAATAGGCGCAGGAGGAGCTGGGAAACTGGAGACTGAGCATGTAGATGACCCAGGAAACTGTCCAGATCATTCTCAGAGAAACTCTGCTGGATCCTGCAGCTTTAACTTCACGTTAGGACCAGTAAACGACGAGCCTTGCCGGCTTAATCAGCCAGATTACAGCGCGTACAGAGAGAGCAGCTTTGGTGTCGGTATGTTGGAA GTGAAGAATGAAACGCATGCACTGTGGAGCTGGAACCGGAATCAAAACTTGTACAATCTTGTCGGAGAGGTTATATACATTGTACGTCAGCCTGACATCTGCTCGGTTTTCAACTAA